In Silene latifolia isolate original U9 population chromosome X, ASM4854445v1, whole genome shotgun sequence, the following proteins share a genomic window:
- the LOC141623145 gene encoding metal transporter Nramp3-like isoform X2, which produces MEKISSFEVESPPPDEKGMDNQEIPLLRRNEEEQKEEDREEPAYKESEKVHMVDLNNSTYNHPSLYDVETPPFSWKKLWFFTGPGLLMSIGFLDPGNLEGDLQAGAIAGYSLLWLLMWATAMGLLIQLLSARLGVATGRHLAEHCRDEYPNWARLLLWVMAELALIGSDIQEVIGSAIAINILSRGVLPLWSGVLITALDCFLFLFLENYGVRKLEAVFAVFIATMALSFAWMVDDTKPSGSELLVGVVVPKLSSKTIQQAVGVVGCIIMPHNVFLHSALVQSRDIDHKKRGQVQEALNYYSIESTFALVVSFIINLFVTTVFAKSFYGTPEANSIGLANAGHYLQEKYGGGLFPILYIWGIGLLAAGQSSTLTGTYAGQFIMGGFLNLRVKKWIRSLITRSCAIIPTIIVALLFDTSDDMLDSLNEWLNVLQSIQIPFALIPLLYLVSKEEIMGDFKIGPVLKTLAWLVAGLVIVINGYLMVEFFSGEARGIVFGSIVCVFTVAYVLFVLYLISRSITLPSWMRLSDQKTSLTLIK; this is translated from the exons ATGGAGAAGATTTCCAGCTTTGAAGTCGAAAGCCCCCCTCCCGATGAAAAGGGGATGGACAATCAGGAAATTCCGCTTTTACGCCGCaatgaagaagaacaaaaggAAGAAGATAGGGAAGAGCCAGCTTACAAGGAAAGTGAGAAGGTCCACATGGTAGATTTAAACAACTCCACATACAATCACCCTTCATTATACGATGTTGAAACGCCACCATTTTCATGGAAGAAACTGTGGTTTTTCACAGGACCTGGGCTTCTAATGAGCATAGGTTTCTTAGATCCAGGAAACTTGGAGGGAGACTTACAAGCTGGGGCTATAGCTGGCTACTCTCTGTTGTGGCTGCTGATGTGGGCCACAGCTATGGGCTTGCTTATCCAGCTTCTCTCAGCCCGGCTTGGTGTTGCTACGGGTCGTCACTTGGCAGAGCATTGCCGGGATGAGTACCCGAATTGGGCCAGGTTGTTGTTGTGGGTCATGGCTGAGCTTGCCCTAATTGGGTCAGATATTCAGGAGGTTATTGGAAGTGCTATAGCTATCAATATTTTGAGCCGTGGGGTTTTGCCTCTTTGGTCTGGGGTTCTCATCACAGCCCTTGACTG TTTCCTGTTTCTATTTCTTGAAAATTATGGTGTGAGGAAACTGGAAGCAGTTTTTGCAGTCTTTATCGCAACAATGGCTCTTTCTTTTGCTTGGATGGTTGATGACACAAAGCCGAGTGGTTCCGAGCTCCTTGTTG GGGTTGTGGTTCCAAAATTGAGTTCAAAAACAATACAGCAAGCCGTGGGAGTTGTGGGGTGCATAATCATGCCTCATAACGTGTTCTTACATTCTGCCTTGGTACAGTCAAGAGATATTGACCACAAAAAGCGAGGTCAAGTTCAAGAGGCTCTTAATTACTACTCGATTGAGTCGACGTTTGCCCTAGTTGTCTCTTTCATCATTAATCTCTTTGTGACTACTGTTTTTGCAAAATCATTTTATGGAACACCAGAAGCTAACAGTATAGGACTCGCTAATGCTGGGCATTACCTTCAAGAGAAGTACGGGGGAGGTTTGTTCCCAATTTTGTACATATGGGGCATTGGTTTGTTGGCTGCTGGTCAAAGCAGTACTTTAACTGGTACTTATGCCGGACAATTCATTATGGGAGGTTTCCTGAACCTCAGGGTGAAGAAATGGATAAGGTCACTAATCACACGAAGTTGTGCAATTATCCCAACTATTATTGTTGCCCTCCTCTTTGATACGTCGGATGATATGCTAGACTCACTTAATGAATGGCTAAATGTTCTTCAGTCTATCCAGATTCCCTTCGCTCTCATTCCCCTCCTGTACTTGGTCTCCAAGGAAGAGATTATGGGTGATTTCAAAATTGGCCCTGTACTCAAG ACACTGGCATGGCTTGTAGCTGGCCTTGTGATTGTGATAAACGGATATCTGATGGTGGAATTCTTCTCCGGGGAAGCAAGAGGGATAGTATTTGGCTCCATAGTTTGTGTTTTCACAGTGGCGTACGTCCTTTTTGTTTTATACCTCATCTCGAGGAGCATTACCTTGCCATCATGGATGAGGTTGAGTGACCAGAAGACTTCCCTGACTTTGATCAAATAA
- the LOC141623145 gene encoding metal transporter Nramp3-like isoform X1 has protein sequence MLSSSPGEMEKISSFEVESPPPDEKGMDNQEIPLLRRNEEEQKEEDREEPAYKESEKVHMVDLNNSTYNHPSLYDVETPPFSWKKLWFFTGPGLLMSIGFLDPGNLEGDLQAGAIAGYSLLWLLMWATAMGLLIQLLSARLGVATGRHLAEHCRDEYPNWARLLLWVMAELALIGSDIQEVIGSAIAINILSRGVLPLWSGVLITALDCFLFLFLENYGVRKLEAVFAVFIATMALSFAWMVDDTKPSGSELLVGVVVPKLSSKTIQQAVGVVGCIIMPHNVFLHSALVQSRDIDHKKRGQVQEALNYYSIESTFALVVSFIINLFVTTVFAKSFYGTPEANSIGLANAGHYLQEKYGGGLFPILYIWGIGLLAAGQSSTLTGTYAGQFIMGGFLNLRVKKWIRSLITRSCAIIPTIIVALLFDTSDDMLDSLNEWLNVLQSIQIPFALIPLLYLVSKEEIMGDFKIGPVLKTLAWLVAGLVIVINGYLMVEFFSGEARGIVFGSIVCVFTVAYVLFVLYLISRSITLPSWMRLSDQKTSLTLIK, from the exons ATGCTGTCTTCTTCTCCAG GAGAGATGGAGAAGATTTCCAGCTTTGAAGTCGAAAGCCCCCCTCCCGATGAAAAGGGGATGGACAATCAGGAAATTCCGCTTTTACGCCGCaatgaagaagaacaaaaggAAGAAGATAGGGAAGAGCCAGCTTACAAGGAAAGTGAGAAGGTCCACATGGTAGATTTAAACAACTCCACATACAATCACCCTTCATTATACGATGTTGAAACGCCACCATTTTCATGGAAGAAACTGTGGTTTTTCACAGGACCTGGGCTTCTAATGAGCATAGGTTTCTTAGATCCAGGAAACTTGGAGGGAGACTTACAAGCTGGGGCTATAGCTGGCTACTCTCTGTTGTGGCTGCTGATGTGGGCCACAGCTATGGGCTTGCTTATCCAGCTTCTCTCAGCCCGGCTTGGTGTTGCTACGGGTCGTCACTTGGCAGAGCATTGCCGGGATGAGTACCCGAATTGGGCCAGGTTGTTGTTGTGGGTCATGGCTGAGCTTGCCCTAATTGGGTCAGATATTCAGGAGGTTATTGGAAGTGCTATAGCTATCAATATTTTGAGCCGTGGGGTTTTGCCTCTTTGGTCTGGGGTTCTCATCACAGCCCTTGACTG TTTCCTGTTTCTATTTCTTGAAAATTATGGTGTGAGGAAACTGGAAGCAGTTTTTGCAGTCTTTATCGCAACAATGGCTCTTTCTTTTGCTTGGATGGTTGATGACACAAAGCCGAGTGGTTCCGAGCTCCTTGTTG GGGTTGTGGTTCCAAAATTGAGTTCAAAAACAATACAGCAAGCCGTGGGAGTTGTGGGGTGCATAATCATGCCTCATAACGTGTTCTTACATTCTGCCTTGGTACAGTCAAGAGATATTGACCACAAAAAGCGAGGTCAAGTTCAAGAGGCTCTTAATTACTACTCGATTGAGTCGACGTTTGCCCTAGTTGTCTCTTTCATCATTAATCTCTTTGTGACTACTGTTTTTGCAAAATCATTTTATGGAACACCAGAAGCTAACAGTATAGGACTCGCTAATGCTGGGCATTACCTTCAAGAGAAGTACGGGGGAGGTTTGTTCCCAATTTTGTACATATGGGGCATTGGTTTGTTGGCTGCTGGTCAAAGCAGTACTTTAACTGGTACTTATGCCGGACAATTCATTATGGGAGGTTTCCTGAACCTCAGGGTGAAGAAATGGATAAGGTCACTAATCACACGAAGTTGTGCAATTATCCCAACTATTATTGTTGCCCTCCTCTTTGATACGTCGGATGATATGCTAGACTCACTTAATGAATGGCTAAATGTTCTTCAGTCTATCCAGATTCCCTTCGCTCTCATTCCCCTCCTGTACTTGGTCTCCAAGGAAGAGATTATGGGTGATTTCAAAATTGGCCCTGTACTCAAG ACACTGGCATGGCTTGTAGCTGGCCTTGTGATTGTGATAAACGGATATCTGATGGTGGAATTCTTCTCCGGGGAAGCAAGAGGGATAGTATTTGGCTCCATAGTTTGTGTTTTCACAGTGGCGTACGTCCTTTTTGTTTTATACCTCATCTCGAGGAGCATTACCTTGCCATCATGGATGAGGTTGAGTGACCAGAAGACTTCCCTGACTTTGATCAAATAA
- the LOC141623145 gene encoding metal transporter Nramp3-like isoform X3, whose translation MSIGFLDPGNLEGDLQAGAIAGYSLLWLLMWATAMGLLIQLLSARLGVATGRHLAEHCRDEYPNWARLLLWVMAELALIGSDIQEVIGSAIAINILSRGVLPLWSGVLITALDCFLFLFLENYGVRKLEAVFAVFIATMALSFAWMVDDTKPSGSELLVGVVVPKLSSKTIQQAVGVVGCIIMPHNVFLHSALVQSRDIDHKKRGQVQEALNYYSIESTFALVVSFIINLFVTTVFAKSFYGTPEANSIGLANAGHYLQEKYGGGLFPILYIWGIGLLAAGQSSTLTGTYAGQFIMGGFLNLRVKKWIRSLITRSCAIIPTIIVALLFDTSDDMLDSLNEWLNVLQSIQIPFALIPLLYLVSKEEIMGDFKIGPVLKTLAWLVAGLVIVINGYLMVEFFSGEARGIVFGSIVCVFTVAYVLFVLYLISRSITLPSWMRLSDQKTSLTLIK comes from the exons ATGAGCATAGGTTTCTTAGATCCAGGAAACTTGGAGGGAGACTTACAAGCTGGGGCTATAGCTGGCTACTCTCTGTTGTGGCTGCTGATGTGGGCCACAGCTATGGGCTTGCTTATCCAGCTTCTCTCAGCCCGGCTTGGTGTTGCTACGGGTCGTCACTTGGCAGAGCATTGCCGGGATGAGTACCCGAATTGGGCCAGGTTGTTGTTGTGGGTCATGGCTGAGCTTGCCCTAATTGGGTCAGATATTCAGGAGGTTATTGGAAGTGCTATAGCTATCAATATTTTGAGCCGTGGGGTTTTGCCTCTTTGGTCTGGGGTTCTCATCACAGCCCTTGACTG TTTCCTGTTTCTATTTCTTGAAAATTATGGTGTGAGGAAACTGGAAGCAGTTTTTGCAGTCTTTATCGCAACAATGGCTCTTTCTTTTGCTTGGATGGTTGATGACACAAAGCCGAGTGGTTCCGAGCTCCTTGTTG GGGTTGTGGTTCCAAAATTGAGTTCAAAAACAATACAGCAAGCCGTGGGAGTTGTGGGGTGCATAATCATGCCTCATAACGTGTTCTTACATTCTGCCTTGGTACAGTCAAGAGATATTGACCACAAAAAGCGAGGTCAAGTTCAAGAGGCTCTTAATTACTACTCGATTGAGTCGACGTTTGCCCTAGTTGTCTCTTTCATCATTAATCTCTTTGTGACTACTGTTTTTGCAAAATCATTTTATGGAACACCAGAAGCTAACAGTATAGGACTCGCTAATGCTGGGCATTACCTTCAAGAGAAGTACGGGGGAGGTTTGTTCCCAATTTTGTACATATGGGGCATTGGTTTGTTGGCTGCTGGTCAAAGCAGTACTTTAACTGGTACTTATGCCGGACAATTCATTATGGGAGGTTTCCTGAACCTCAGGGTGAAGAAATGGATAAGGTCACTAATCACACGAAGTTGTGCAATTATCCCAACTATTATTGTTGCCCTCCTCTTTGATACGTCGGATGATATGCTAGACTCACTTAATGAATGGCTAAATGTTCTTCAGTCTATCCAGATTCCCTTCGCTCTCATTCCCCTCCTGTACTTGGTCTCCAAGGAAGAGATTATGGGTGATTTCAAAATTGGCCCTGTACTCAAG ACACTGGCATGGCTTGTAGCTGGCCTTGTGATTGTGATAAACGGATATCTGATGGTGGAATTCTTCTCCGGGGAAGCAAGAGGGATAGTATTTGGCTCCATAGTTTGTGTTTTCACAGTGGCGTACGTCCTTTTTGTTTTATACCTCATCTCGAGGAGCATTACCTTGCCATCATGGATGAGGTTGAGTGACCAGAAGACTTCCCTGACTTTGATCAAATAA